In Sorghum bicolor cultivar BTx623 chromosome 8, Sorghum_bicolor_NCBIv3, whole genome shotgun sequence, one genomic interval encodes:
- the LOC110437483 gene encoding LOW QUALITY PROTEIN: guanylate kinase 1-like (The sequence of the model RefSeq protein was modified relative to this genomic sequence to represent the inferred CDS: inserted 1 base in 1 codon): protein MGEEAVHFSVVDAKDCKQSAVDVGDKTYVICRSDDDSKTSVVKIHDKLTHTWVVPTILGKQPLLTKSQSAIPVGDEKILVIEKGVPLNESIWFLEIDTPFVKQQRKIKGTEVVSWSKGVIGVGQKPVVISGPSGVGKGTLIAKLMKDYPSKFGFSVSHTTRSPREKEIDGVHYHFTERSKIEKDISEGKFLEFAHVHGNVYGTSIEAVESVTDEGKRCILDIDVQGARSVRASSLEAIFIFVCPPSFEELEKRLRARGTETEEQIQKRLRNARAELDQSNEQGLFDHLLVNDDLETCYENLKKLLSLDDDQEDSDDFFTKEGKETAGYSIVSKTVSEILLQSETNEVKNGAACLLALDLSSLSGGAPGRTRGLKIRSVNSFXTMAYIGVLDDPKHSSK, encoded by the exons ATG GGTGAAGAGGCTGTCCACTTCAGCGTCGTCGACGCCAAGGACTGCAAACAGAGTGCCGTTGACGTCGGCGATAAGACG TATGTTATCTGTAGATCAGATGATGACTCGAAAACATCCGTTGTTAAAATTCACGACAAGCTCACTCATACTTG GGTTGTACCCACAATACTTGGGAAACAGCCACTTCTAACCAAGTCGCAGTCTGCGATTCCTGTCGGTGATGAGAAGATATTGGTTATCGAGAAGGGTGTTCCCTTGAATGAGTCCATCTGGTTCCTTGAG ATAGACACCCCCTTTGTTAAGCAGCAACGGAAAATCAAGGGAACAGAAGTTGTTTCTTGGAGCAAGGGAGTAATCGGCGTCGGCCAAAAACCAGTTGTGATTAGTGGTCCTTCTGGTGTTGGTAAAGGGACATTGATTGCAAAGTTGATGAAAGACTATCCATCGAAGTTTGGATTTTCTGTTAGCCACACTACAAGATCTCCAAGGGAGAAGGAAATAGATGGTGTTCACTACCACTTCACAGAACGCAGCAAGATCGAGAAAGATATAAGCGAGGGAAAATTTCTTGAGTTTGCTCATGTTCATGGAAATGTATATGGCACAAGTATTGAAGCAGTTGAATCTGTAACTGACGAGGGAAAG AGGTGTATTCTCGACATTGATGTCCAAGGAGCTCGATCCGTGAGGGCTTCTTCTCTTGAAGCAATATTCATCTTTGTATGCCCTCCATCGTTCGAGGAACTAGAGAAGCGCCTTCGGGCACG GGGTACTGAAACAGAGGAGCAAATCCAGAAACGACTCAGAAATGCTCGGGCTGAACTTGATCAGTCCAATGAACAAGGTCTCTTTGATCATCTTTTGGTCAATGATGACCTTGAGACATGCTATGAGAATTTGAAG AAGTTGCTTTCTCTGGATGATGACCAGGAAGATTCAGATGATTTTT TTACCAAGGAGGGCAAAGAAACTGCAGGTTACTCTATCGTGTCCAAAACTGTCTCAGAAATTTTGTTGCAATCTGAGACTAATGAAGTAAAAAACGGAGCTGCATGCTT GCTGGCTCTTGATTTGTCGTCTCTCTCAGGCGGTGCGCCTGGACGCACAAGGGGCCTTAAGATACGCTCAGTTAACTCCT TGACAATGGCTTATATTGGTGTTTTAGATGACCCAAAGCATTCTTCAAAATGA